AGTGAGGCGATCTTCGCACAGATCGAACGGTTCGCACCGGGCTTCCGCGACCTCATCCTGGCGACCGCGGCTAAAACCGCGCACGAGTTGCAGCAGTACAACCCCAACGACATCGGGGGCGACATCTCGGCCGGAGCAACGGACTTCCGCCAGCTGATCGCCCGGCCGGTCGTGGCCGCCGATCCCTGGCGCATGCCCGGCCGCGGGCTCTACCTGGCCTCCGCCTCCGCCGCTCCGGGCCCCGCGGTCCACGGCCTGCCCGGTTACTACGCGGCCCGCAGCGCCCTCCGCCACGAGTTCGGGATACGGCGGATGCCATCGCTGGCCCCGGGGCGTAGCTGATCACGGCGGCATCGGTGGGGAGAGCCCCCGCACCCAGGGTTCCAACGGGCGCGAGGCCGACTCAGCGCATTGGATGGCGAGCCTCCCCGATCCCGCCGATCGGATCTTTGGAGACGTCCGCCCCGACCCTCCGGGGTCATTCTCACGCTGTGGTCCCTCACCGTACCTGCGTCTTGGAGGCAGAGGGTTCGAAGAGATGATCGAAGCGATGCGGACGCTGCCGGGCGGTGGCCGCAAACGAAAGCGGAAGAATTAATGTTATTAGCTCCTTCCCGTGGGGTTGTCTTCCTCGCGGTTCTCACGGCAGCGCATGTCATGGTGGTGGCATAGGGGCCGGAGTCGCACTGCGCATTCTGTCATCGGTCCAGTCATGGGGGTCCTCCCACAGATCCGCTGTTTTTACGGTGGGATCGGAGTCAGAGCTTTCCGAATCAGGAGCAGAAGGGGCGGCTCCCGTGCGCTGGCATCCTGTAAACAGACCCAGCGCAGCCAGAATAATCACAAGCGCTTTGACTATTCGCATGTTCTCCACATCTTTCATCGAGAGCCCGAGACACCTCCGTGCGACGGAGCGCTCAGCGTCACAGACCCGTGAATGTCCTGCGGGAGGGCGTGCTAGTGCGTCGCGTCGGGGTGGGTCACAACGACGATCCAGCGATGAAAGCGACTCTCATCGACAAGCGGGATTCGACCGGATTTATCAGAGCGCCGCGTTTTCGGGTCTTCGATTGAGTGGAGAAGAAGCGCTCCAGAGGCAAACCACAGCCTTGTGGGCCTACGAGATAACCGGCGCTTCGTTCTGGGAAGCGCCGGAGGCGGAGCGCTCTCGCGCGGGAAGGCGACCGCGAAGCCGGCGGCGAGCCAGCCGGCGTGGTGCGGTTGGTGGGCATGTCAGGGTGTGGGGGTTGGCGGGAGTGTGGGGATGGTGGCTTCGGCGGTGCGGCGGTCTTCGTCGAGGACGGTGTCGTGGGTGGAGCACGTGGTGTGGATGTCGATGCTGACGATTCCGTCGCTGGCGAAGAGCCCGACCATTGCGCCGTCGCCGCGGTCGCCGCGGATGCTGGTGGTGCGGGTTCCGTCACGGAATGTTTGGTAGGGGGTAACGGTGCTGACGGTGAATCCGTGTTCCTGCCAGACGGGGGTGACCCGGTCGGCGAGGACTTTGGGGTCCACACCGGGGTCGTGGCTGATGTTCATTTGCAGGCGGAGGGGGCGGGGGTGCGGCGGCCCATGCCGCAGAGCTCGGGGGATATTGGGTGATGATGTCCGGCGTCCAGAGTGTGCCTCCGCCATCGGCTTTTGAGCCGAGGTACCAACCGTCCGCAAGGCCGGTGGCATCGCGGGTGGTGTTGACGAGGTCGAGGGCTTGTTCTCGGAGTTCGGTGAGGGTTTTCTGGGGTCCCCGCTGGGGTGGGGGTTCGGAGAGGACAGGGACGGACATACAGCCTCCGAGGAACAGTACGGACAGCAGCGCACCCACCAGGACGGTGGGGCGGTGTGGTCGGTGGGTGGGGTGGTTCATGCGATTGGATGGGTGGGTGTGCCGGGTTTCCCGGGGGCCAGTGGTGCGGACGGCGGCGGAGCGAGCGGGGGAATGTCCTCGCCGAGGGGTTGTGGCCGCGGACGGGTTTGAGGTCGCCGTCGGAGGAGAACGATTGGGCGCCGGTGATGATACGGCCGAGGATGGGGGCGTTGGCGGGGTTCGGGTTGGGGCGCAAGGAGCCGGTGGCGCCGGTGGGGGCCAGGAGGTCCGCGCTGGCGTTGGTGGTGTAGATGGCGGGCTTACCGCCGATGGTGGCGACTTTCAGCCGGGTCAGGTCGGGGGCGGTGCCGGTGTCGATTCCCGCCGCGCCGATCAGGGTGATCGAGGAGACCGGGGTGTTCACCCGGGTGAGCGCGTTCACCGCGGTGGGGGGTGCCGTAGGAGTGGGCGACCACGCCGATCGTCGGCGTGGCGGGAGCGGTGGCGGTGCGCACGGCGTGGTTCCCGTCCAGTTCCGCGGCCAGCCGTCTCGCCCCCGCCCGGGCGTGAGCCGGGCCGAGGACCTGGCCCAGGTTCGCGAGGTCCGCGACCGGGGTGTCGTAACAGAGCCAGGAGACCACCGAGTGCGAACGGACCGGGTCCAGCTTCCGCTGAGCGACGAGGAGGTTCCGTGCGGCCTGGGACCAGCTATCGGTCGCTTCCGAGGCGTCGAACCCCATCCCGGGCACGCACCAGGTGGTGGTGTCCGCGGTGTCGGGATCGCCGTAGCCGACCGCGACCATCAGCACCGCAGCCGTCAGATGGAACGCGACCAGCAAGACCGGCGCACCATCAAAGTCGGCGGTCTGCTGAAGCGCTATCCCCAGCTTTTCGAGTGTCGCTGCCTGGACCGGGGTGAGGTCCTTCCGCGTGGCCCATTCCGCGTAGAGGGCCCGGTTGGCGGTGTCCCGCACCCGGTAGGGGATGCCGGGGAGGTTCCCGATGACCGCGGGGGCCAGAGCGACGAAAGCGGTCCGCTCGGCCGGGGCGAGGCCCGCCCACCAGGCGGCGACCTCGACCGGGTCCGGCGGGGTGGCCCAGAACGCCTCCAGAAGTTCCGGACTGGTCGTCAGCAGCCCCTGCAACTCAGCCGCAGAGATTCCCCCGAGCAGGTCCAGCAGATCCGCCGCCACCGGCGCGGCGAGCCTTCCCGTCCCGAAGACCGCCCAGACCGTCCCACCCGGCACGGCCCCGCTCCCGGCCTCCTCGAAACCCGCCACGACCGTCTGCAACCAGACAGTGTCCGAAGCGTTCCGATCCAGCCACCGCCGGAAAGAGGACACCAGGCCGGAACCCTGCAACCGGCCCCACCGGCAACCGGCCTCGAAATCCTCCAACGCACCACGAACCCTGCTCAAAGAGCCCGCCAGCTCACCGTCCACACAACGCGCCGCCGCCACGAAAGCCCGCAACTCCCCCGGACGGGCCGAGACCAGACCCTTCCCACCCCGGCCCTGCGCCACCCCCGGCCGCGGCAACTCCCTCCGCCCCACAAGCACAGCCGGAGCCGTGCGCACCGGCGCCGGAACACCCGGCCCCGGACACGGATCGGTGAGCAACCCCACCACCGCGGACACCGGCTGCCCCACCCCCGCGGAAAGCTCCTCACGCACCCGCTGGCGCACCTGCCACTCCCGCACCTCGCAACGCCGCCGGTTCTCCACTCCCGCCGCCGCGACAAGATCATCCACCGCGTAACCCAGAGCACGCAGCCCCTCGCACAACCGCGCCGCCTCACGACCCGTCTCAGCCAGACTCCGCTCGAACAGCTCCCCGAACACGCCCCGGAACTCCACCCCCGCCACACGCCCCACCGACTGACGCGTACGCTCCCCAACCTCGACCGCCGCCGACCGCAGAACCTGATACACCTCATCCGCCACCCGCGGATCGAAGACAAGCTCCCGAACATCCTCACCAACAGACACCCGGAACATGAAACACAGGATACAGAAGCCTGGAGTACCCGTTCGCCTCACCCCAACCGGAACGTCGCCCGCGGAACCTCACCCACCAACCGCCCAACAACCCCAAAAGCATCCTCCTCCCCCAGCTGGTGACTCATCCCCGGAGCCGCGGACGGGCGTCAGCTTCCGCGAATGCGCCGGGAGAGTTCGGCGGCGGCACGGAACCGCTCGGCCAGCGCATCCCATTCCCCGGGCGGGACACTCTCACGCAGGAAGGTGACCGCGATGCCGGCCGCGGGCCAGCCGGCGTGGTCGCGCACCGAGACGGCGACGGAGGCGAAGCCGGGCGTGACCTCGCCGTCCTCGGTGGCGTAGCCGCGCTCACGGGCCTCCGCGACGAGGCGCTTCAGCTCACCGTAGCTGCGCGGCCCCGCGCCGGTGCGGTCCGCGAAGGCGTCGCGGTCGGGATAGAGCGCTCTCAGCTGACCGGCCGGGAACGAGGCGAGCAGGGCGCGGCCGCTCGCCGTGAGGTGCGCGGGCAGGCGCACACCGACCTCGGTGACCAGACGCGGACGCCGGGGAGCGCGCTCCTCCACGATGTAGACGACATCGCGGCCGTGGAGCACGGCGACGTGGCCGGACTCGCCCAGCGCGTCCACGACCCCGGCGACGATGGTCCGGCCGAGACGGCTGAGCGGCTGCTGCCGGGAGAAAGCGCTCGAAAGCTCGTAGGCAGCGACCCCCAGACCGTAACGGCGCGCCTCCGGGAAGTGCAGGACGAAGCCGTGCTCGCCCAGCGCGGTCAGCAAGTGGTAGACCGTGGAACGCGGGAGCGTCAGCGCCGCGGCGATGCTCGCGGCCGGCACGGGTCCGCGCTGACCGGCGAGATGGTTCAGGATGCGGAGGGTGTTCTCCGCAGCGGGGACTTTACTCACAGGACACGCCTCCGCCCTCCGACTCTGGGATACCGGACACCGAACACCCTACAGCCACGGTGCCGACCCGGCCGGCCGGCGCATGATCGGAGCATGCTCACCACCGCACCCGCCGCCACAGCCGTCGCTCTCGGCGCGCATCCGCTCACGATCGCGGAAGTCGTGGCCGTCGCCCGCCACGACGCGCCCGTCACGCTCGATCCCGGCGCCCTGGACGCGGTCGGCGCGTCCCGCGCCATCGTCGAGGCCCTCGCCGACGACATCGAACCGCACTACGGCATCTCCACCGGCGTCGGTGCGCTCGCGACCACGTTCATCCCCGGCGAGCGCCGCGCGCCGCTGCAAGCGAGCCTCGTCCGCTCGCACGCCGCCGGCATCCAGCCCCTCGTCCTCGCTGAGAAGGAGGGGCTGGCCCTCATCAACGGCACCGACGGGATGCTGGGGATGCTGTGCCTGGCCCTCCACGACCTCGGCATGCTCCTCACCACCGCCGACATCGCCGCCGCGATGAGCGTCGAGGCGCTGCTCGGCACCGACGCCGTGTTCGCCGACGACTTGCAGCGGCTGCGCCCGCAGACCGGCCAGGCGCTCTCCGCCGAGAACCTGCGCGCCTTGCTCGCGGGCTCCCCCCTGGTCGCCAGCCACAAGGGGCCGGAGTGTACGCGCGTGCAGGACGCGTACACGCTGCGCTGCGCCCCGCAAGTACACGGTGGAACGCGCGACACCGTCGCGCACGCCACCCTCGTGGCCGGTCGCGAACTCGCCTCCGCGATCGACAACCCGGTCCTGACGCCCGACGGGCGCGTCGAGTCGAACGGGAACTTCCACGGAGCGCCGGTGGCGTATGCGCTCGACTTCCTGGCGATCGTGGCGGCGGATGTGGCGAGCATGTCCGAGCGCCGCACCGACCGCTTCCTCGACCCGGCCCGCAACCAGGGGCTGCCGCCGTTCCTCGCCCACGAGGTGGGGGTCGACTCCGGACTGATGATCGCCCAGTACACCGCGGCGGGCATCGTCTCGGAGCTCAAGCGGCTCGCGAATCCCGCTTCGGCGGACAGCATCCCCTCCTCCGCCATGCAGGAGGATCACGTGTCGATGGGCTGGGCCGCGGGCCGTAAGCTCCGCCGTGCCGTCGACGGCCTGACCCGGGTGCTCGCGATCGAGGCGCTCACCGCAGCCCGCGGTGCGGACCTCCGTGCCCCGTTGCGGCAGGGCCCCGCGACCGCTGCGGTGACCGCCACCCTGCGGGAGTCGGTGGCCGGTCCCGGTCCCGACCGCTCCCTGTCCCACGAGATCGAGGCCGCCGTCGCGCTCGTCGCCTCCCCTGACCCCCACCCCCTCCCCCGCCATCGCTTGCTCACTCGTTCCGGGATTGAAGCCGGAAGAAGCGAGGAAGCGATCGGGGAGTGACGAAAGAAAGAGAGAACGAAATACAGGGAGCGAGAGACGCGTACGCGGCGCGCGGCAGCGAGCTGAGCGCCAAGAGCTGGCAGACTGAGGCGCCGCTGCGAATGCTGATGAACAACCTCGACCCGGAGGTCGCGGAGCGCCCCGACGACCTTGTCGTCTACGGCGGCACCGGCCGGGCGGCCCGCAGCTGGGAGACCTACGACGCGATCGTCGAGACCCTCCGCGACCTGGAACCGGACGAGACGCTGCTGGTCCAGTCCGGCAAACCCGTCGGCGTGTTCCGCACACACGAGTGGGCTCCGCGCGTGCTGATCGCGAACTCGAATCTCGTCGGCGACTGGGCGACCTGGCCCGAGTTCCGCCGCCTGGAGCAGCTCGGGCTGACCATGTACGGCCAGATGACGGCCGGCTCCTGGATCTACATCGGCTCCCAGGCATCTTGCAGGGCACCTACGAAACCTTCGGCGCGGTCGCTCGCAAGCTGGCCGACCGCCGGGGCGGGGCGGCTGAGCGTGGTGACGGCACGCTCGCCGGGACCCTCACCCTCACCGGCGGCGGCGGGATGGGCGGCGCGCAGCCGCTCGCCGTCACCCTCAACGGCGGCGCTGTGCTGATCGTGGATGTCGACCGCGCCCGGTTGCAGCGGCGCGCCGACCGCGGCTACCTCGACGAGCTGACCGACGACATCGACGATGCGATCGGGCGGGTCACCGCCGCGAAGGACGAGCGCCGCGCCCTCTCGGTCGGCCTCGTCGGCAACGCGGCCGCCATCTTCCCGGAGTTGCTGCGCCGCGGTGTGCCGATCGATATCGTGACCGACCAGACCAGCACCCACGACCCCCTGAGCTACCTGCCCGAGGGCGACGCCGTGGCGGAGTGGCAGGAGAGAGCCGCCGCCGACCCCGAGGCGTTCACGCTCGCCGCGCACGCCTCGATGGCCAAGCAGGTGCAGGCGATGGTGGAGTTCCAGGATGCCGGAGCCGAGGTGTTCGACTACGGCAACTCGATCCGCACCGAGGCACAGCTCGGCGGCTACGAGCGGGCGTTCGACTTCCCCGGCTTCGTGCCCGCCTAAATCCGGCCGCTGTTCGCCGAGGGCAAGGGCTCGTTCCGCTGGGTCGCTCTCTCCGGCGACCCGGCCGACATCGCCGCGACCGACCGCGCCGTGCTGGAGCTCTTCCCGGAAGATGAGCACCTTCGCCGCTGGATCGCGCAGGCCGGAGAGAAAGTCCCGTTCGAGGGCCTTCCCGCCCGCATCTGCTGGCTCGGCTATAAGGAGCGCCACCTCGCGGGCCTCAGGTTCAACGAGATGGTCGCCTCCGGCGAGCTCTCCGCCCCGATCGCCATCGGCCGCGACCACCTCGACTCCGGCTCGGTCGCCTCGCCCTACCGCGAGACGGAGGCGATGGCGGACGGATCGGACGCGATCGCCGACTGGCCGCTGCTGAACGCCCTCCTGAACACCGCCTCCGGGGCCACCTGGGTCTCGCTGCACCACGGCGGCGGGGTGGGCATCGGCCGCAGCATCCACGCGGGCCAGGTCGTCGTGGCAGACGGCATACCGCTGGCCGCGGAGAAGATCGAGCGGGTGCTCGTCAACGACCCGGGCACCGGAGTCATGCGGCATGCCGATGCCGGCTACGAGCGCGCGGCCGAGGTGGCCCGCGAGCGCGGCCTGCGCCTCCCGATGCAGTGGGGGGCGACGGTCTGATGCCCCGCGCGACGCTGCTGACCGGGATCGGCGAGCTCGTCACCCTGGACCCTTCCCACCCGGGGCCGCTCGGCGTCCTGACCGACGCGGCACTGCTCACGGTGGGGGGCGGGTGGAGTGGACCGGGCCCGCGTCGTCGGCGCCGCGAGCGGACGCCGACGACGTCGTGGACGCGGAGGGGGCCGCCGTCCTCCCCGGCTTCGTCGACAGCCACACCCACCTCGTCTTCGGCGGCGACCGCTCGGCCGAGTTCGAGGCCCGGATGGCCGGCCGGGCGCATTCCGCTGGGTGCATATACAGCACGGTCGCGGCCACGCGCACCGCCACAGAGGACGAATTGCGGGTCCCGGCTGGCCCATTTGGTGGCTGAGCTCCGTTCCCAGGGCACCACCACGTTCGAGATCAAGAGCGGCTACGGCCTGAGCGTCGCGGACGAGGAACGCCTCTTGCGCCTCGCCCGTGAGGTCACCGGCGAGACCACATTCCTCGGCGCGCATGTGGTTCCGGCGGAGTACGCCGCCGACCCCGACGGGTACGTAGACCTCGTGACCGGGCCGATGCTGGACGCCTGCGCGCCGCACAGTCGCTGGATCGACGTCTTCTGCGAGACCGGCGCTTTCACCGTGGAGCAGTCGCGGCGCGTGCTCGCCGCCGGCGCGGCGCGCGGGCTCGGCGTCCGGGTCCACTCCAGTCAGCTCGGGCCCGGGGAGGGCGTCGCCCTCGCCGTGGAGCTGGACGCCGCGAGCGTCGATCACGTCACCTACCTGACCGATGCGGATGTGGAGTCCCTGGCCACTTCGGACACGGTGGCGACCCTGCTCCCCGGCGTGGAGTTCTCGACCCGCCAGCCCTACCCGGACGCGCGCCGCCTGATCGACGCGGGTGTACGGGTGGCCCTGGAGAGCGACTGCAATCCGGGCTCGTCGTTCACCTCCTCCGTGCTGTTCTGCATCGCGGTCGCGGTGCGGGACATGGGCATGACCGTCGCGGAGGCGGTGCGAGCGGCGACCCTGGGCGGCGCCGAAGCCCTGCGCCGCGATGATGTGGGCCATCTGCGGGTCGGCGCGCGCGGATTACGTCGTGCTGGACGCGCCCAGCCACGTCCACCTGGCCTACCGGCCGGGCGTGCCGCTGGTCCACCGGACGCACCTCGCATGACCGTTTCGGACATGTTTTAGAAACAATTCGCACAAATCCTTGTTTTGCCACAAAGCGTTTTTGATACGGTCTGATCGGTTCCCAGCATCAACGGGCGGCCATGAAACACAGCAAGGAAGTTGGTTCATCGATGAACGACAACAAGACGGTGAGAAACCTGTGGGGGCGGTCGCCGTCGCGGCAGCCATCGGTCTCTCCCTAAGCGGATGCACGAATCCCGGCGGGACGGTGCAGTCCACCTCCTCCGCCCAAGAGCAAGTTGTGAAGACCTCCGACGGCCCCACTTGCAGCCTCTCGGAATACGGCGGGGAGAGGATCGACCTCGCCGACGCGGTGGTCGGCTTCTCGCAGTCCGAGAAAGAGGACAACCCGTTCCGCATCACGGAGACGGCCTCGATCGAGGAGGCCGCGGCCAAGGCCGGGGTCAAGAAATTCATCAAGACCAACGCGCAATCCACGCTCGCCAAGCAGATCTCCGACATCCAAGACCTCATCGCCCAGAGCGCGGACGTGCTCATCGTCACACCGCTCAACTCCGACGGCCTGGAGCCCGCGCTCCAGGCCGCCCGCACGAAGAACATCCCGGTCATCACGGTCGACCGCAAGCTCAACGCCAAAGCCTGCTCGGACTACGTTTCGTTCCTCTGCTCCGACTTCGTGGAGCAGGGCAGACGCGCCGCCGACCAGCTGATCGCGGGCACCGGCGGCAAGGGCGACATCGCCATCCTGCTCGGCGCTTGCGGCAACGGCGTCACCATCGACCGCACCAAAGGCTTCGTAGACCAGATCAAGGCCAAAGGCCCCGGCCTCACGATCGTCGCGCAGCAGACCGGCGACTTCGCCCGCGACAAAGGCCAGTCGGTGACCGAGCAGCTCTTGCAGGCGCATCCCGGCATCACCGCGATCTACGCGGAGAACAACGAGATGGGCCTCGGAGCGCAGGCGGCGATCATCGCGGCCGGGAAGACCCCGGGCAAGGACATCCAGATCTACTCGATCGACGGCACGAGGAACGCCGTGGAGCAGATCGCCGGCGGAGCCTACAACGGCGTCATCGAGTCCAACCCGCGCTTCGGCCCGCTCGCCTTCGCCACGCTGAGGTCTTTCCTCGCGGGCGACACGGTCGGGCAAGGCATCGTGATCGAGGACGGCGCGTACGACCCGTCCAACGCCGCGAACAAGGTCGGCGCAGCCTACTGAGCGGAACCACCCGCTGAGCGCACGGCGGGGCACGAACGCGAGAACCCACGATGCGACCGTGCCCCGCCTCCGGCGCACCCTGCGACGCCCACTCCCACAAGAAAGGCCACCGCGTGACGATGGAGTCCGCTCTCCGCACGATGACACCCGTCCTCGAAGCCCGCGGAGTGACCAAACGGTTCGCCGGCGCGACAGCGCTGAACGCGGTGAACTTCCGCCTCGCCCACGGCGAGAGCCTCGCGCTCATGGGCGAGAACGGCG
Above is a genomic segment from Leifsonia xyli subsp. xyli str. CTCB07 containing:
- a CDS encoding alpha/beta hydrolase, whose product is MADEVYQVLRSAAVEVGERTRQSVGRVAGVEFRGVFGELFERSLAETGREAARLCEGLRALGYAVDDLVAAAGVENRRRCEVREWQVRQRVREELSAGVGQPVSAVVGLLTDPCPGPGVPAPVRTAPAVLVGRRELPRPGVAQGRGGKGLVSARPGELRAFVAAARCVDGELAGSLSRVRGALEDFEAGCRWGRLQGSGLVSSFRRWLDRNASDTVWLQTVVAGFEEAGSGAVPGGTVWAVFGTGRLAAPVAADLLDLLGGISAAELQGLLTTSPELLEAFWATPPDPVEVAAWWAGLAPAERTAFVALAPAVIGNLPGIPYRVRDTANRALYAEWATRKDLTPVQAATLEKLGIALQQTADFDGAPVLLVAFHLTAAVLMVAVGYGDPDTADTTTWCVPGMGFDASEATDSWSQAARNLLVAQRKLDPVRSHSVVSWLCYDTPVADLANLGQVLGPAHARAGARRLAAELDGNHAVRTATAPATPTIGVVAHSYGTPHRGERAHPGEHPGLLDHPDRRGGNRHRHRPRPDPAESRHHRR
- a CDS encoding IclR family transcriptional regulator yields the protein MSKVPAAENTLRILNHLAGQRGPVPAASIAAALTLPRSTVYHLLTALGEHGFVLHFPEARRYGLGVAAYELSSAFSRQQPLSRLGRTIVAGVVDALGESGHVAVLHGRDVVYIVEERAPRRPRLVTEVGVRLPAHLTASGRALLASFPAGQLRALYPDRDAFADRTGAGPRSYGELKRLVAEARERGYATEDGEVTPGFASVAVSVRDHAGWPAAGIAVTFLRESVPPGEWDALAERFRAAAELSRRIRGS
- a CDS encoding aromatic amino acid lyase; protein product: MLTTAPAATAVALGAHPLTIAEVVAVARHDAPVTLDPGALDAVGASRAIVEALADDIEPHYGISTGVGALATTFIPGERRAPLQASLVRSHAAGIQPLVLAEKEGLALINGTDGMLGMLCLALHDLGMLLTTADIAAAMSVEALLGTDAVFADDLQRLRPQTGQALSAENLRALLAGSPLVASHKGPECTRVQDAYTLRCAPQVHGGTRDTVAHATLVAGRELASAIDNPVLTPDGRVESNGNFHGAPVAYALDFLAIVAADVASMSERRTDRFLDPARNQGLPPFLAHEVGVDSGLMIAQYTAAGIVSELKRLANPASADSIPSSAMQEDHVSMGWAAGRKLRRAVDGLTRVLAIEALTAARGADLRAPLRQGPATAAVTATLRESVAGPGPDRSLSHEIEAAVALVASPDPHPLPRHRLLTRSGIEAGRSEEAIGE
- a CDS encoding ABC transporter substrate-binding protein, translated to MGAVAVAAAIGLSLSGCTNPGGTVQSTSSAQEQVVKTSDGPTCSLSEYGGERIDLADAVVGFSQSEKEDNPFRITETASIEEAAAKAGVKKFIKTNAQSTLAKQISDIQDLIAQSADVLIVTPLNSDGLEPALQAARTKNIPVITVDRKLNAKACSDYVSFLCSDFVEQGRRAADQLIAGTGGKGDIAILLGACGNGVTIDRTKGFVDQIKAKGPGLTIVAQQTGDFARDKGQSVTEQLLQAHPGITAIYAENNEMGLGAQAAIIAAGKTPGKDIQIYSIDGTRNAVEQIAGGAYNGVIESNPRFGPLAFATLRSFLAGDTVGQGIVIEDGAYDPSNAANKVGAAY